NNNNNNNNNNNNGGAGATAGGGTTCGGGATTACCTTGTAGCAGGACTCGCGGCCCTTGGAGAGGACGTCGGCCATGATGGTTCCGGCGTCGCAGTGATCGGCGTCGGGGGCGGAGGACATCGTCGGCCGTGGTAGGGGTGGGGAATTTGTTTGCGGAGGTTCCCTTGGGGCAGGGGAAAGGCACTGGGTGGGCCGGCGCAGGCCGCCGGGACGTGTAGGAATCACCTACTGGCGACGACTAGCGGCCCGGCCCATTACGCCGGGACGTGTAGGTTCTCATAGTTTCGGTTTTCTtccggttttctttttctttttccgttTTCTTTCGTTTTTTCTATGGTTTTAATTTATTTTCCACCGGCTCCtttggtttttattttattttactttcgTATTCTTTATTTTCTTATAAGGTTTTTCGTTATTCTTTCTTGCAACATTAtactttgtttttttgtttctttctttgttttctttgggTATTCCTTTTGTTTCTTTATTATCGGTTCTTACCGTTTTAGTTTTTCTCAAACCATGTCTACTTTTTTCCCTAAAGGAAAACACATGTCTACTTTTTTGTCAGTGCACAATGTACATTTTTAGAGCACATGTGCAATACTTTTTTATACAAATTgagatttttcaaatacatgatatatttttaatacatgttttgaaaaaaattgaatACACGGTAACATTTTCAGAATACACGTATATTTTGTTCTGCTCGGTTTGGGGTGTTATAAAGGCTTTAGGAGTTTCATGGGAGCGAAGATAGGGTTTGGGATTACCTTGTAGCAGGACTCGTGGCTCTTGGAGAGGACGTCGGCCATGATGGTCCCGGCGTCACAGTGATCGGCGTCGGGAGCGGATGACATCTTCGACCGTGGTAGGGGTGGGGATTTTGTTTGTGGACGTTCCCTTGGGGCAGGGGAAAGGCACTGGGTGGGCCGGCGCAGGCCACCGGAACGTGTAGGAATCACCTACTGGCGACGACTAGCGGCCCGGCCCATTACGCCGGGACGTGTAGGTTCTCATAGTTTCGGTTTTCTtccggttttctttttctttttccattttctttcgTTTTCTCTATGGTTTTAATTTATTTTCCACCGGCTCCtttggtttttattttattttactttcgTCTTCTTTATTTTCTTATAAGGTTTTTTGTTATTCTTTCTTGCAACATTAtactttgtttttttgtttctttctttgttttctttgggTATTCCTTTTGTTTCTTTATCGGTTCTTACCGTTTTAGTTTTTCTCAAACCATGTCTACTTTTTTCCCTAAAAGAAAACACATGTCTACTTTTTTGTCAGTGCACAATGTACATTTTTAGAGCACATGTGCAATATTTTTTTATACAAATTgagatttttcaaatacatgatatattttttaatacatgttttgaaaaaaattgaatACACGGTAACGTTTTCAGAATACACGTTGTATATTTTGTTCTGCTCGGTTTGGGGTGTTATAAAGGCTTTAGGAGTTCCATGGGAGCGGAGATAGGGTTCGGGATTACCTTGTAGCAGGACTCGCGGCCCTTGGAGAGGACGTCGGCCATGATGGTTCCGGCGTCACAGTGATCGGCATCGGGGGCGGAGGACATCTTCGACCGTGGTAGGGGTGGGGATTTTGTTTGTGGACGTTCCCTTGGGGCAGGGGAAAGGCACTGGGTGGGCTGGCGCAGGCCGCCGGGACGTGTTGGAGTCGCCTACTGGCGATGACTAGCGGCCCGGCCCATTGGCCGGGACGTGTAGTTTCGCATAGTttcggttttctttttcttttttccattttgttttattttttctatGGTTTTATTTGTTTTTCCACCGGTTCCTTTGGTTTTTATTTTATTCTACTTTTGTCTTCTGTTTTTTCTTACAAGGTTTTTCGTTATTCTTTCTTGCAACATTAtactttgtttttttgtttctttctttgttttctttgggTATTCCTTTTGTTTCTTTATCAGTTCTTACCGTTTTAGTTTTTCTCAAACCATGTCTACTTTTTTCCTTAAAAGAAAACACATGTCTACTTTTTTGTCAGTGCACAATGTACATTTTTAGAGCACACGTGCAATATTTTTTTATACAAATCgagatttttcaaatacatgatatattttttaatacatgttctGAAAAAAATCGAATACACGGTAACGTTTTCAAAATACACGTTGTATGTTTTGTTCTGCTCGGTTTGGGGTGTTATAAAGGCTTTAGGAGTTCCATGGAAAGAATTTCAATTTCGTTGCTCGTTCCATTCAAATTATTAGGTGCTTCTTGAATAGTTGGATATGATGCTTTTGGATAAGTAGGAGCATACCATTGATTTTTTATTTCAATTAGGATTATAGTTTTTGTGAGCAATAAAGTTAAGGTTATTAACATCGACATTGATAATGGAGTTTacatttactccctccgtctcagtttacaagtcctgtgCGTATATCTAGGTTGCCAATtgtatcaccctaatataaactatataacaaaaaaattataccatttgaaaatagaacatctgaagtttatattgatatattttttgtaatatatgacttatattaggttggtcaaattaacgacctaagagtacgcgcacgccctgtaaactgtgagagAGGTAGTACCTATTCTTTACCACTTATGGTGGTGATTAATTCATCGATCGGCGATCAACTCCTCATTTTTCTCTTCGCAAATAGAATTAATCTTTATTGTGGGCAGGGTTCTCTTGGATGTCAAGTAATTTCTTAGCCTTCGCAATCGGCCTTCCCATTATGATTTCTCCTACAGCTGTATCAAGCATGATTTTTTACATGGTATTAAGTGCATTATAAATACATGAGGAATTAGGCATTCTTCTATACCATGGTTGGGGAAATTTCTCATAGCCTCCTTCATGTGGTCCCATGCAAGTGTTGGTGGCTTATGTTCTTCCTGCTTAAAACATGTGATCTGAGATCGAAGTTGCATAATTTTTGCATGGGACAAAACTTAGATTAAGACATGCTACAACATATAGTCCATGCAGTTATAATTCCTCTACGCAAAGCTAGAAGCCATTTTGTTTAATTTTTCTCTGAAAAAGAAAGGAAACAAACTCAACTTCAAAATGTTTGGTTCATAGTCTTCGATACGTATCATACAACACAGTTTAGTAAATGTGTATAGATGCATGTCGGTTATACCTCATTTATCCCCCAAGTCACTGCAGAGGCCCCCAATGGGCAAGGTATGGCAGCCGGCAAACCTTGATTCTGGGGATTTTTTTATACATATGCATGTGTTGTCTATCATCTCATTCCCTCGTTCAAGTTTTTTCTCGTTCAAGTGTAGAGAGAAAAAGGCCGCTGGCACACAGGCACGCCACACACACAAGTTGGGCCGGCACACAGGCACACATAAGTTGGGCCTGCTGGCACACACAGAAGCGGTCGAGCTCGTCGATTCCATCGAGCGCCAACCCACACGCGCGCGCAAGCGACGAACCCTAGCGTAGCGACGGCGGCTGGTCAGGTCGCGATCCAGGCGGGCAACTGGCGACGGGATAGGCTACGGCGGCAGCAGGCTTGGGGCTTAAAGGGCGGCGGCAGTAAGCTCCAGCGACGGCAGCAAGGTTGCATTTGATGAGCTAtgtcctaaaaatgccaaaatgacTTCCGAAACAATTCAAAAAGTCCTTGTCATGGCTGATCATTTTTTTAGTGTGGACTCCTTCTATGCTGCTATAGATTCCATCACCATAGAGTTTGATCATCAAAGGCATATCATGTTTCCTACTGTTTATCACCTCATTGAGTTGGAATTGCTACTACCGATAGTGACGACAACAATTGAAAGGGTCTTCTCATCAATGATAATCATCCAGACTGAGTTGCGCATGAAGATGACAGATGGTTGGCTTAATGACTTAATGGTTTGTTATATTGAGCGAGAGATCTTCAAAAGAACCGATATTGGTAAAATTAAGGAAGATTTCCAGAATGAGCGTAAGCCATTGCCATTGCCTGGGTCTTCTAGACGCCATTGAAAGCTTCATTATTGGTATGTTTTAGGTTGTTTTCCTATTGAAACATGCCTGTATTTTCATTGTATTTGGTCTTTTGTTTGTAATGTGTATTGAATCGTTCGATTTGCATCAAAAGAATTCTTTTCTTAAGACTTCGCCACACCTTAATTTTTTTCGTCCTCCGCCTCTGCCCCAAGTAATTGCTTTCCGCTAACCCCTTCTATCACTATTGTTCAGAATAGTGTTTCATGCAAGGCCTTAGAACGAGAAGAAGACAAAAGACAACTCCGTTGCAGTTGGACACATACAAATAACGTCAAAACGcgcaaagtgttggaaatatggcctagaaGTAATAATGttgtattatttatttattatatttccatgtttatAATTAAATTTTTATATTTCATGCTACAACTGCTATGATCTTGAATATGTGATTTGGTGGAAAACTAATATGCACATGTGAACTGATAAACGGTAAAGAATAGGTTCCTAGTATTGCCTCTAAGACtgactcaagtgttgttggtgatcatattTTCCGAATTTTAGGATaccgttaagtgtaacgatagtcctaaaacaacactaagaataaaaattacaaccaggtccatgaaccacctagtgacgactacaagcactggagcgagccgaaggtgcGTCgtcatcatcgcccctccctcaccagAGGTGAGCaaaacttattgtagtagacaTTCGAAAAATCGTCGTGCTAAGGTCCCAAAGGACTAGCGTAACAAAGCAGCAACCATCGCTAATGAAGAGAGTTGTAGATTGGAAAGATCAAACCTGTAACCACAAAGACAAACAAAAAAGAATCCAAATAGATCTAGCGAAGACCAGTAGTGACCAAAATCCCGCGAGACGCAACGGACACACACCTCCACATATTCTCCTCCGATGCTCTTTCACAAGCTTAGATAAAAGAAACCCAAGAAGATAATGAAGTCTATCACAAATAGCTAGTTCATCGGCTGCCTCATTTTGTTCCATGAGATTGGTTTATAGGCTAAGGCTAACTTTATCATGGGCGGgtgtgaaattttttgtgccttttCAATCTTTTTTTTTCAATTTGTAATTTGTAATAGCTGACCACATTGAGTTGCGCAAACGGGCACCTCATGATTTAGCTTGAGAGCAGAGGAAAGATCAGAAGGTGTCTACGTTTGAAATATGAGATAAAAATTCAATGATGAAGAGCATTACAAATCTGAACTTTCGAAGCATTTATACAAACTAGATaatgccccgcgcgttgctgcggtacTTAGAAGAATTTCAGTTGAAACGGTGTGTCAACATATTGATTCGAATTGATGAGCTTGACTTTTAAAtctagcacaaagtaacatattgtTTGCTTTGTAGCTGCAGGTGAGGGCACGAACTATAAGTTAGATATTAAACTACTATCAATCCGGCCTGCATGGTAATATTTCTTGTGTGCATTAGAATGATAGGTATGCACAAATAATATTTATGTTTACCCCCAATTTtggtaaaaaataaaaaataaaaatcgaGTAAGATTTATATGAGAGAGAGAGCGCAAACATATAGACTGAATGCATGTGGAACAGTGATGAAAAGATAAGTAAGTAATTATCTTGATGGAGAGAAACTGAGATTTATTTTTGAGAGAGAGCACACCTTCAAATGGGAAAGGGGAAATCAACTTGTACGTACCCACGCACCACATCCAGAAGATCCGAGGATAGTAATACCCAAACAACATTGAGTACATGGACCATCAGTATCCAGGTTGCTTAATCAGATCTAACCAAGGTCTTACGGATGATCAACCTGTAGCAAGAGTAGCTTACCTGCTCTAGATTTGCAAATTCAGATCAAAGCTCCAATCTGGGCAGTCTCTAGCTAACTTCAGAGATAACGTAAGGATCTACACACACAAAATCCAACATCGTAATGGTATATATAATGCAAGCTTAATCAAGTAATCGTATGGCGTTGGATTGATACTTAGCGTTGGTGAAGTCCTAGAGGACAATTGTATTCATGAGCAACCACATGGAGGTAAATCTCTCCATACCCACGGGGTGAACAACGCATGAAGCAGGTGAAGTGGGGACCTGGAACATCAGAGGTAGATTGGAAAGTGGAAAAGTCAATAGCCGGGGAGGGAAGAAGACACCGAAGATACCAAAACTTTTGGACTTCTTAGTGCGCTCTAATCATAAAACTGAAtggttttttttaaattttttttgaaaaacatgTAGTGGGAATGCTGAGGTGGCACATTTACCGAGTTGGAAAGCTGCATGTTTTAGATAAATAAGATAGTGAGGGTGAACTTTTTAAGTATATAGGATTACAGTGAACAAACAGAATAAAAATAAACGAAAAATAGAGGTCCCACCGAGACTTGAACTCGGGTTACTGGATTCAGAGTCCAATGTCCTAACCACTAGACCATGGGACCTTCGATGTCTTCAAACTCTTTTTACTTTATTTATCTGACTCCTATATACGGAAATATATTGGCTTCGCCCAGTCCTCTAAACGATCGGAGCTACGGCTGCCCCGCGGTCGCGGGAAGTGCTCGGGTGCCATCCGAGGCTAGCTCCGGCGGCCGGAACACATACCTCTACGTACATACATCGGAGGCAGCGTGCTCTGTTGTTGGCTGCGTCTAGCCGGTATCTAGGAAAACAGTTGCCTCCGCAGCTCCGCCCTAGCCATGCCCGCTAGGAGGTCGGCGCCCACCAGCTGTTCGGCGAAATGCGCAGGTGAGACTGCTGCAGCTTCCTGTTTAATTATCTGCCGCTATGTTCTCCTCATGCCATCTTTTGTTTCAtctgtatcttttttctttttgcgGGGGCTGTTTCCTCTGTATCTAGAGCCATTTGTGATCGTTTTTGTTCTGTTGGTAAAACCACTGGCGAAGCCGCATTGCaatcagtttttgttctgttctgttGGTAAAATAGCTTGATAACGTTAGGTGATGAATACTCCATTTTTTTCACATTTGAAATTGGGTGTTTGTTTGTGGTTAGTTAGTGGCAATCAGTTTCAATTGCTTTGATATTTATAAGAGTGAATTccattttttaccttgtagttgtacatttgtgacacatattaccctatttagcggaacttttatcgaaatgtcagattttggaGACTTTTAACACGGTTTTACCCCAGTTTTACATTTTGTCTGTTTATGGTCGATAGGATCGGCATGTTGCGTCATTGATTTGTAAAAAAAACTGTAAGGATCGGAGGGCATCATTGGCGATCTTGTCCAAGCTTTTCTTGTCTATCTGTTCCACTCCTTGTGGCCGTCCACATGTTTTTGGACACAGGACGTCACCTCACACCTTACCTGATGGACACGCATCAAAAAATAAGGGTCCAAAGATTTCAAAAGGGGTATTCTAGACGAATTTTCACTCGAAGGGGTAATTAGTGTCACAAATGTATAAATATGgggtaaaaagtggaattcactctATTTATAAATAAGGGTCATGGAACAATTACACAATACACTAGGTTAGTATAATTAGGCAAACGACTGGCCTATTTTATTTTGATCGTTATTGGCATCGGTATGATGTGCAATCATTTGAGCAAATGCCCAGTTTATCCAAGTGCTCGGGTGCCATCCGAGGCTAGCTCCGGCAGATTATCCAAAACTCGCCCAACAGAAAGGATGGATGAAGCTTCATATGGATAAGGCTCAGGGGATAATAAGAAGTGAAACATCACTTGCTTGGATCACAGCTGTTTCCTGACCTCCAGTAGACATATGTTGCAAAGAATGCGGATGTGAATGAGTCATGCTCCTCAAGTTCTGTCACATCGTTTTTTCAGTCTTTGTGAATGAATAGATGATCTAGTACAGTGATGGCTTTACTGTAGATAGGTGATTTACCCCTTCCAAAAtacagtacttcctccgttcctaaatataagtctttctagagatttcaatatggactacatacggatgcatatagacggagtttagagtgtagattcatttattttgctccgtatatagtccatattggaatctctagaaagacttatatttaggaacggagggagtacgttttaGACATGGACACTGTCTCAAGGCACTACTTTTACCGATATTTTTCATATGAACATGCTAGTTAAAAAAAGATTATGTAATTATGGATTATACTTCTTGAAAAATGTAATTATTCTTTTACATTCGAATATTTGTTATCTGTATCAATAATCAAGTTAGATAAGTTTGACTAGTGCTCTCTAGGGTGTTGTCTATTTGAACGGAGGTAGCATCTGAAAACATGCTTAGCCTAAAAGTCCATTCAACTGTGGTATGCTCTGCTGTTGCCATCAACTTGCTAGGTGACAGTGTGACACCCTAGACTTCTCTAAGATCTTTAAGTTCATGAATATAATTAATACTATGACATGTGAGCCCGCTAAAATTCATCCAAAAATATGACCAACTGTACCTTGCACACACAAAAAACAAGAGCTAAGTGTTCAGTTTAAAATGTCCAACTCTTGTAATTTGTAAGCTGCAAATGTTCAAAGTTGTTGATGAAAATTGCAGTTTCACATGGTATGCTATTCATTATTACACCCATAGTTCTTTTATAAGTTCTGAAAACTTCGGGGTGCTTCAAACAACATGTTGGGCACGCGCAGTCATGCTCATGTAATCCGTGATAGCTAATAAAACACTAGCAAATTGTCCTTGAAGGCGCTACTTCTACTAGAAGTAGATTGTTGTATCTGTCACTCATTAGCTTGTGGTCAAACAAGTAGAATGGTGCTACAAATGCTGGTCAAGGACAACGCCGGTGCCTGATTGCTTCACTTATTTTTTAACTCGTCTGCCCATTCTTCTTAGAATCATTTGGAAGTTTTATACAAATGGAAGTACAAGTTATTGGCTCCACTCATGAAATTTCCTTTGGCTCAGATCTCTTCTTTTTATTTCCTATTGAAGTACATGCTGCTGAAACTTTCCTAGGGAATTATTATGCCACTATTCAAACGCCCCTTAAATGATTATTCCAGCATTTTTTTATGAAATGTTGTTGATTCAACAGCTGATGTGGTCAACAGAATTTTCACTTTAAGACGTGCTACAGAAAAGTAGTACTAATCATATCCAGAGATTTCAAAGCAATTAAGGAACCTACTTTTGGCTGGTCAATGAAGAAAACTGGCAGGTGCCGGTGGGGCCATTGATTTGAAATGTATCTTTTTATATGTAAATATACTGTAGTGCGCAATCGATAGTTAGGAGAAAATCAAGAGTCTTTGGAGAACCTGCATGgttctcatttttttgggcgtgtGACATTGTTATCTCATCTGCTATGCCAGACTGTATACCACTCATCCCCAAGTTCCCAAGTGGCTCTTGTTCACTTCCATTTGCTCCTCACATTCGTTGCTATCTCCCAATCACCTTTTCTTGCTTTAGACCCCCAAAATTTTCTGTTCTTGCTTGCCTCACCTTCATCCTCTTGCAGCTTGCCTATACAAGCTTGCCCACCACAAGCATACCAGCAACACCACGGTGCACGTGCCAGCATGAGTGGAGAGACTAGCAGGGCCTAAAGGGCAATGTTATTCTGCCATATAGAACCAACCTGTTGAGTTGAATTATTGGTGTAGCCATGTATCCTCCAAAGATCTTGATCCTCCTCCTTGTTCTACCTTTAACTTTTTCTTCTTCCAGATTTGCCATGAGCAAATCCTTTGCTTTGAATGTTGAGCTTGGCACCATATGGCGAAATAATCCCTCCCTCCTCCACAACATTTCTCCAGATGATAACTTCTCTTTGCGCATCATCCTCCCTATGGATGCGTTCACGACTTTTATTAGTGGCTCGTATGATTCTAGCATTCCTTCATTTGCCTGCGGCTTCTTCTGTGCAGGCGCTGTGGCTACCTGTGATGACTACATCTTTTCCATCTTCTTTGTCAGTGTTTACAGCTTCAAAGATGTAGTTTATTTAAATTCGCCTGAGGTGGTCTGGTCTGCCAACCGTGATCGCCCGGTCAAAGAGAATGCTAGTGTTCAACTTACTGAACTTGGGGATTTGGTGCTCTTTGACGCTGATGGAACACTGGTTTGGTCTACCAATACTACGGAGAAGTCTGTTGCTGGCATGAATCTTACCAGCACAGGCAACCTGGTGCTGTTAAATCATGCGAATATGGAGCTCTGGAGGTCTTTTGATCACCCAACTGACACACTTGTCACCGGGCAGGTTCTACAAGAGGGGCAGAAGCTCATGGCAAGCACCTCGATGACAAACTGGGCCAGTGGAAAATTTTATCTCACTGCCCTTCCTGATGGCATGCATGCATTTGCAGGAACTGATACTCCTCTATCATACTATCAGAGCCCCACCGGTGGAACTGTCATGACAAACAGGTCAGCATACGTTGCACTCAAGAATGGCAGCCTGGAGGTGTTCACTTGTTTCCGGGATACAGAGGCACCGGATTACCAGATCCAGCTGCCCAGGGATGACTATGGGCTGGTGTTTGTGAGGCTAGAGTTCGATGGGCACCTGAGGTTATATCAGATGCCAAACAACAGTTGGTTGACTTCAGATGTTTTTGATATAACTGATCCTTGTGCTTATCCTCTAGCTTGTGGCGAATATGGTATTTGTTCGAATGGACAGTGCAGCTGTCCTGATGCTGCCATTGGCCAATCCGGATTGTTTGAACTAATTGATCCAAGGGAGCCTAATCGTGGCTGCTCGCCAATAGATTCAGTATCCTGTGATTCGTCACAGAAGCCTAGGCTTCTTTCCCTTCCCAACATCACTCGCTTCAACGGTGTCTACAATTGGACAACAAGTGAAGAGCAATGCAAATTGTCATGCTTGAATGATTGTTCGTGTAGGGCTTCATTCTTCCAGCAGTTTGACACCTCCACTGGTTACTGTTTTCTTGCATCTGACATATTCTCCATGATAGATGCAAATTCCCCAGGTTACTCAAGCAATTTTAGTTCTCTGGCATTTGTTAAAGTTAACGGAGCTACCCGCAACTTTGTGCTATCTCAAGGAAAATTAACCGTTGCATTGGCCGTTGGTTCTTCAACTTTTATTGCTTTAGTTGTTGTTGCAGTGCTTGTAGTTTTACGAAGAAATAGGGCAGGGCCATTAGAAGATGATGACATTATCGATCAGTTACCAGGGCTACCTGCAAGATTTTCTTTTATGGAGTTGAAGTCGGCAACTGAAGATTTCTCAAAAGTGATTGGGAAAGGAGGATCTGGTTCTGTTTTTGAAGGACAGATTTGTGATAGGCAGGTTGCTGTGAAAAGATTGGATGGCATTAATCAAGGGAAAAGGGAGTTTTTAGCAGAGGTTCAGACTATTGGAAGCATCAACCACATATATTTGGTGAGGCTAATTGGATTTTGTGCTGAAAAGTCGCATAGGCTTCTTGTCTATGAATACATGCCGAATGGATCTTTGGATAGGTGGATTTTCCAAAGGCACCAAGAAGCACCACTTGATTGGAAAACCAGATTGAGGATCATCACTGATGTAGCAAGGGGACTGGCTTATCTTCACAGTGACTGTCGGGAAACAATCGTTCATCTAGACATCAAGCCACAAAATATCCTTTTGGATGAGCAATTCACTGCCAAGGTATCTGACTTTGGTCTTGCCAAGCTAATTGATCGCGAGCAGGGCAGTGTCATGACTAGATTGAGAGGCACGCCAGGTTACTTGGCTCC
This portion of the Triticum dicoccoides isolate Atlit2015 ecotype Zavitan chromosome 7A, WEW_v2.0, whole genome shotgun sequence genome encodes:
- the LOC119329458 gene encoding G-type lectin S-receptor-like serine/threonine-protein kinase SD2-5, which encodes MYPPKILILLLVLPLTFSSSRFAMSKSFALNVELGTIWRNNPSLLHNISPDDNFSLRIILPMDAFTTFISGSYDSSIPSFACGFFCAGAVATCDDYIFSIFFVSVYSFKDVVYLNSPEVVWSANRDRPVKENASVQLTELGDLVLFDADGTLVWSTNTTEKSVAGMNLTSTGNLVLLNHANMELWRSFDHPTDTLVTGQVLQEGQKLMASTSMTNWASGKFYLTALPDGMHAFAGTDTPLSYYQSPTGGTVMTNRSAYVALKNGSLEVFTCFRDTEAPDYQIQLPRDDYGLVFVRLEFDGHLRLYQMPNNSWLTSDVFDITDPCAYPLACGEYGICSNGQCSCPDAAIGQSGLFELIDPREPNRGCSPIDSVSCDSSQKPRLLSLPNITRFNGVYNWTTSEEQCKLSCLNDCSCRASFFQQFDTSTGYCFLASDIFSMIDANSPGYSSNFSSLAFVKVNGATRNFVLSQGKLTVALAVGSSTFIALVVVAVLVVLRRNRAGPLEDDDIIDQLPGLPARFSFMELKSATEDFSKVIGKGGSGSVFEGQICDRQVAVKRLDGINQGKREFLAEVQTIGSINHIYLVRLIGFCAEKSHRLLVYEYMPNGSLDRWIFQRHQEAPLDWKTRLRIITDVARGLAYLHSDCRETIVHLDIKPQNILLDEQFTAKVSDFGLAKLIDREQGSVMTRLRGTPGYLAPEWLTSVINEKVDVYSFGIVIMEIICGRSNLDYSQPEESCHLVSMLQAKAKNDQLLDLIDPRSADMQCHLDEVSRMMNLAMWCLQVDSRQRPSMTEAVKILDGTMDVETELDLDLVNIDLMVANRAVRGKTAATLQIDSVLSGPR